One Streptomyces sp. ML-6 genomic region harbors:
- a CDS encoding gamma-aminobutyraldehyde dehydrogenase, which yields MTTEVRRLRNYINGEFRDAADGRTIDVVNPVTEEVYATSPLSGQADVDAAMEAAAAAFPAWRDITPAERQKALLKIADAFEERAEDLVAAESENTGKPIGLTRDEEVPPMVDQIRFFAGAARMLEGRSAGEYMEGLTSIVRREPVGVCAQVAPWNYPMMMAVWKFAPALAAGNTVVIKPSDTTPASTVLIAEIIGKILPKGVFNVVCGDRETGRAMVEHPTPAMASITGSVRAGMQVAESAAKDVKRVHLELGGKAPVVVFEDTDIAKAVEGIAGAGYFNAGQDCTAATRVLVHESIHDEFVTELAKAAADTKTGLPDDEDVAYGPLNNANQLKQVSGFIERLPAHARVEAGGHRVGDKGYFYAATVVSGLKQDDEIIQNEVFGPVITVQKFTDEAQAVEYANGVEYALASSVWTKDHARAMRMSKNLDFGCVWINTHIPLVAEMPHGGFKKSGYGKDLSAYGFEDYTRIKHVMTSLDD from the coding sequence GTGACCACCGAGGTGCGCCGTCTGCGCAACTACATCAACGGAGAGTTCCGGGACGCCGCTGACGGGCGGACCATCGATGTGGTCAACCCGGTGACGGAGGAGGTCTACGCGACCTCGCCGCTCTCCGGACAGGCCGATGTCGACGCCGCCATGGAGGCCGCCGCGGCCGCCTTCCCCGCCTGGCGCGACATCACGCCCGCCGAGCGCCAGAAGGCCCTGCTGAAGATCGCGGACGCCTTCGAGGAGCGCGCCGAGGACCTCGTCGCCGCCGAGTCGGAGAACACGGGCAAGCCGATCGGGCTCACCCGGGACGAAGAGGTCCCGCCGATGGTGGACCAGATCCGCTTCTTCGCGGGCGCGGCGCGGATGCTCGAGGGCCGCTCGGCCGGTGAGTACATGGAGGGCCTCACCTCCATCGTCCGGCGCGAGCCGGTCGGCGTCTGCGCGCAGGTCGCGCCGTGGAACTACCCGATGATGATGGCCGTCTGGAAGTTCGCCCCGGCGCTGGCCGCGGGCAACACCGTCGTCATCAAGCCGTCCGACACCACCCCGGCGTCGACCGTGCTGATCGCCGAGATCATCGGCAAGATCCTGCCCAAGGGCGTCTTCAACGTCGTCTGCGGCGACCGCGAGACCGGCCGCGCGATGGTCGAGCACCCGACCCCGGCGATGGCCTCCATCACCGGTTCGGTACGGGCCGGCATGCAGGTCGCCGAGTCCGCCGCCAAGGACGTCAAGCGGGTCCACCTGGAGCTCGGCGGCAAGGCCCCGGTCGTCGTGTTCGAGGACACCGACATCGCCAAGGCCGTCGAGGGCATCGCCGGCGCGGGCTACTTCAACGCCGGTCAGGACTGTACGGCCGCGACCCGCGTCCTGGTCCACGAGTCCATCCACGACGAGTTCGTCACCGAGCTCGCCAAGGCCGCCGCCGACACGAAGACCGGCCTGCCGGACGACGAGGACGTGGCGTACGGCCCGCTCAACAACGCCAACCAGCTGAAGCAGGTCAGCGGCTTCATCGAGCGGCTCCCCGCCCACGCCAGGGTCGAGGCGGGCGGCCACCGGGTCGGCGACAAGGGCTACTTCTACGCCGCGACCGTCGTCTCCGGCCTCAAGCAGGACGACGAGATCATCCAGAACGAGGTCTTCGGCCCGGTCATCACCGTCCAGAAGTTCACGGACGAGGCCCAGGCCGTGGAGTACGCCAACGGCGTCGAGTACGCCCTGGCCTCCTCGGTGTGGACCAAGGACCACGCCCGCGCCATGCGGATGTCCAAGAACCTCGACTTCGGCTGCGTGTGGATCAACACCCACATCCCGCTCGTCGCCGAGATGCCGCACGGCGGGTTCAAGAAGTCCGGCTACGGCAAGGACCTCTCCGCGTACGGCTTCGAGGACTACACCCGCATCAAGCACGTCATGACCTCGCTCGACGACTGA
- a CDS encoding spermidine/putrescine ABC transporter substrate-binding protein, with protein sequence MSRRSLLRALGATAAGAALAGCGVPAAYVEPGDRAGRDTSASDRSLHFANWPLYIDTDDEDESKRPTLDAFGRRTGISVTYTEEINDNDEFFGKISPALMNHQETGRDLIVVSDWMSARFVRLGWVQEMDRAKQPNVARYLDPQLLSPAFDKGRTHSVPWQSGITGIAYNRKKLGREIRNVSDLWADDLRGRMTLLSGLDEAFALLMLGNGVDITRWVPDDFHEMCEQIEKLVRRKHIRRFTGNDYIKDLSTGDVLACQAYSGDVIQLQADNPEIEFVVPEEGAELWSESLMIPNLARHKRNAEKLVDYYYEPEVAAELAAWVNYVCPVPAAREVLAAAKDKETAELAEDPLIFPDDEMRERLTIARDITSEDKETAELAEDPLIFPDDEMRERLTIARDITSEERAGFAKKWNAIAGL encoded by the coding sequence ATGTCCCGCCGGTCCCTGCTGCGCGCCCTCGGAGCCACGGCGGCCGGCGCCGCGCTGGCCGGCTGCGGCGTGCCCGCCGCCTACGTGGAGCCCGGTGACCGCGCCGGACGCGACACCTCGGCGAGCGACCGCTCCCTGCACTTCGCCAACTGGCCCCTCTACATCGACACCGACGACGAGGACGAGTCGAAACGGCCCACCCTCGACGCGTTCGGCAGGCGCACCGGCATCTCCGTCACGTACACCGAGGAGATCAACGACAACGACGAGTTCTTCGGGAAGATCAGCCCGGCGCTGATGAACCACCAGGAGACCGGCCGGGACCTGATCGTCGTCAGCGACTGGATGTCCGCCAGGTTCGTCCGGCTGGGCTGGGTGCAGGAGATGGACCGGGCCAAGCAGCCCAACGTCGCCCGGTACCTCGACCCGCAACTGCTCTCGCCCGCCTTCGACAAGGGCCGTACGCACAGCGTTCCCTGGCAGTCGGGGATCACCGGCATCGCGTACAACCGCAAGAAGCTCGGCCGCGAGATCAGGAACGTGAGCGATCTGTGGGCGGACGACCTGCGCGGCAGGATGACACTGCTGTCCGGGCTCGACGAGGCCTTCGCCCTCCTGATGCTGGGCAACGGCGTCGACATCACCCGCTGGGTGCCGGACGACTTCCACGAGATGTGCGAACAGATCGAGAAACTGGTGCGCAGGAAGCACATCCGCCGCTTCACCGGCAACGACTACATCAAGGACCTGTCGACCGGCGACGTGCTCGCCTGCCAGGCGTACTCCGGTGACGTCATCCAGCTCCAGGCCGACAACCCGGAGATCGAGTTCGTGGTTCCCGAGGAGGGTGCCGAACTCTGGTCGGAATCGCTGATGATCCCCAACCTCGCCCGCCACAAGCGCAACGCCGAGAAGCTCGTCGACTACTACTACGAGCCGGAGGTGGCCGCCGAGCTGGCCGCCTGGGTCAACTACGTCTGCCCCGTCCCGGCCGCCCGCGAGGTGCTGGCCGCGGCCAAGGACAAGGAGACCGCCGAACTCGCCGAGGACCCGCTGATCTTCCCCGACGACGAGATGCGCGAGCGGCTGACGATCGCCCGCGACATCACGTCCGAGGACAAGGAGACCGCCGAACTCGCCGAGGACCCGCTGATCTTCCCCGACGACGAGATGCGCGAGCGGCTGACGATCGCCCGCGACATCACGTCCGAGGAGCGCGCCGGCTTCGCGAAGAAGTGGAACGCCATCGCCGGTCTGTGA
- a CDS encoding NUDIX domain-containing protein, translating into MTAEDGQKNGQKNGQKSGQGNGRKNGHRTERWTSRVLLVDGHDRLLLLCGRDPRGPGARWWFTVGGGVEDGEDHIGAAVREIREETGLSLPAHRLGPLLWTRRTAFTVDGRSFDQHEEYRLARVTDDEAHRVRIDPVEARHGYRWWSVRELAVTKETIRPKDLARLLTGALTAPRPADGPVHLGDFDEETDPDNPAGRPRTGA; encoded by the coding sequence ATGACGGCCGAGGACGGACAGAAGAACGGACAGAAGAACGGACAGAAGAGCGGGCAGGGGAACGGGCGGAAGAACGGGCACAGGACGGAGCGTTGGACCTCCAGGGTGCTCCTGGTCGACGGGCACGACCGGCTCCTGCTGCTCTGCGGACGCGACCCGCGCGGGCCGGGGGCGAGATGGTGGTTCACCGTCGGCGGGGGCGTCGAGGACGGTGAGGACCACATCGGGGCGGCGGTCCGCGAGATCCGGGAGGAGACGGGGCTGTCCCTCCCCGCCCACCGGCTGGGCCCGCTCCTGTGGACCCGGCGGACCGCCTTCACCGTCGACGGCCGGAGCTTCGACCAGCACGAGGAGTACCGCCTCGCCCGCGTCACGGACGACGAGGCGCACCGCGTGAGGATCGACCCGGTCGAGGCCCGCCACGGATACCGTTGGTGGTCGGTGCGGGAACTGGCCGTCACGAAGGAGACCATCCGGCCGAAGGACCTGGCCCGGCTCCTGACCGGTGCGCTCACGGCGCCCCGGCCGGCCGACGGCCCCGTCCACCTGGGGGACTTCGACGAGGAAACCGACCCCGACAACCCCGCCGGCCGCCCCCGCACAGGGGCGTGA
- a CDS encoding SAM-dependent methyltransferase, which yields MSDARTDHFSNRVRPDVAHNARVWNHWLGGRDNYPVDREVGDRVTAMYPSIGEVARADREFLGRAVRHLAGDVGIEQFLDIGTGLPTAGNTHEVAQHTAPGSRVVYVDNDPVVLAHARALLTSSPEGATAYVEADARRPEEILRAAEPTLDLGKPVAVMLLGILNFVLDTDEARHIVRTLMDAVPSGSHLVLTHPTLELGGEGNEAAMRFWNENATPPITARSRAEFATFLTGLDLVEPGIVSCARWRAEPWAPLVAQFGAVARKP from the coding sequence TTCCAACCGTGTCCGTCCCGACGTCGCCCACAACGCGCGGGTCTGGAACCACTGGCTGGGCGGCCGGGACAACTACCCCGTGGACCGCGAGGTCGGCGACCGGGTCACCGCCATGTACCCGAGCATCGGCGAAGTGGCGCGCGCCGACCGGGAGTTCCTGGGGCGTGCAGTCCGCCATCTGGCCGGTGACGTGGGGATCGAGCAGTTCCTGGACATCGGCACCGGTCTGCCGACCGCCGGGAACACCCACGAGGTCGCCCAGCACACCGCCCCCGGCTCCCGGGTCGTGTACGTCGACAACGACCCGGTCGTGCTGGCGCACGCCCGTGCGCTGCTCACCAGCTCCCCGGAGGGCGCGACCGCGTACGTCGAAGCGGACGCCCGCCGTCCGGAGGAGATCCTGCGGGCGGCCGAGCCGACGCTGGACCTGGGGAAACCGGTCGCGGTCATGCTGCTCGGCATCCTCAACTTCGTCCTGGACACGGACGAGGCCCGGCACATCGTGCGCACGCTGATGGACGCGGTGCCGTCCGGCAGCCATCTGGTCCTGACCCATCCGACGCTGGAGCTGGGCGGCGAGGGCAACGAGGCGGCGATGCGGTTCTGGAACGAGAACGCCACCCCGCCGATCACCGCCCGCAGTCGCGCCGAGTTCGCCACGTTCCTGACCGGACTGGACCTCGTGGAGCCGGGCATCGTGTCGTGCGCGCGCTGGCGCGCGGAGCCGTGGGCGCCGCTGGTCGCCCAGTTCGGCGCGGTGGCCCGGAAGCCGTAG